A region of the Pseudomonadota bacterium genome:
GTCTTGCCGGTTCCGGCAGGCCCTACACCGAACACCACGTCGTGGTTCTTAATGTCCTCGATATAACTTTTCTGACGGAATGTTTTCGGCACGATCTTAGTGCGCTTGCCGGAGACCCGAATCTCATCGCGAAAGAGCTCCTCAAGCCGTAGCCGTCTATTACCTGCGAGCATCTTAATGGCGCGCTCTACGTCGCCCTTAAAGAGCCCCTCACCCTGTTCGATAAGTCCACGTAGTTGCACCAAGAGATCGTGTCCAAGCTCGACATCGGTGTCCTGCCCAACCAGGGTAAGTCCGTCAGCGGAGCGTCCGATCTTTAACCCAAGCTCGCGCTCTATAATCCGCAGGTTCTCATCGGCATCGCCAACTAACATCTGCATTACGCTCGACTCCGGAAATGGCACCCCCATCTCCTTCGTTGCGCCGGTTGGGTCTCCTGAACGTCGTCCGTATCCTGTCATTATCTCTTTCTCTCTATATATCTCTTGCTGACTCGCCTCAGACGAATCAATACAACTCCCTATAGAGTCTCACGATTAGCCCCTAACGATCCACAACAGAAATAGCTCCCTACTTAAACTGCCTTGATTCAAGAGCTTTTTATGGGATAAGTTCCTGGCGCTGCATCCCCCCTAAGGTGCCGTCGTATCAGATCAAGTGCTACATGGCTGGCATAGACACGGACCTTCTCCCTTTCGTTTACATAAAGACACCGAACCTCGGTCGACCCCCGAGGGGAAGAGAGCCCCACAAAGAAGGTTCCAACAGGCATGGCGTCACCGCCCACAGTTGGACCGGCCACACCACTAACAGCAACACCGATCTCAGTTTTAAAGCACTCACGTACCGATTGCGCCATAATCCTGACCGTTTCGGCGCTTACCGCGCCGTGCTCCTGCAATACCTCGGATGGCACGCCTAACATCTCCTGCTTTATCTCTTCGTTGTAGGCAACGATAGAGCCACGATAGACCTTAGAGGCCCCCGGGGTGCGGGTCAGTAGCTCCGCAAGCATGCCGCCGGTACACGACTCTGCGGTCGAAATGGTCACACCGTTTTTTTCAAGTAGGTGTTGTAGGCTCTCAAGAAAGCTCTCTCCCATCTGCTCACTAAAGATACAGGCGGGAGTTATGGCTCTACGTACCTGCTCGCTAAAGAGTGCGAGATCCGGCCGCTGACTCTTAAGCACCACCTGTACCTCCGGAAAAGCGGCGCGGTACGATACGGCTACATCTATCGGCAACCGCAAGGCCTCAATCCTCTGACCGATAGTAGATTCAGGCAAACCGAAAACCTTAAAGCATGCGCGCTGGATAGTTGGAACAGAGCCACAGCGTGCCTTAATAAGGGGCCAGACAGAGGAGCGAAACATCTGCTTAAATTCTGCGGGCACGCCGGAAAGCGCAGACACAACTCCTTCGTTCGGGCGCTGCAGCATAAAGCCAGGGGCGCTACCAAGCTCATTTATGATGATCGCTGCCCCCTCTGGTAAGAACGCCTGTCTAAGATTTATTCCATCAGCCTCACGTCCGCGCTTTTTAAAAAACCCCTCGACCTGCGCACGCGCCTCAGTACTCTCAACAACGCTCACCCCAGCAAACGCAGCTACCGCCGCACGGGTTAAATCATCCGTAGTTGGCCCAAGCCC
Encoded here:
- a CDS encoding CinA family nicotinamide mononucleotide deamidase-related protein, which codes for MSCYVSVLATGSELLDGRVIDTNSNFVARELAELGLTLRRVLVVDDNLGEIVTGLQALSAVSDIVITSGGLGPTTDDLTRAAVAAFAGVSVVESTEARAQVEGFFKKRGREADGINLRQAFLPEGAAIIINELGSAPGFMLQRPNEGVVSALSGVPAEFKQMFRSSVWPLIKARCGSVPTIQRACFKVFGLPESTIGQRIEALRLPIDVAVSYRAAFPEVQVVLKSQRPDLALFSEQVRRAITPACIFSEQMGESFLESLQHLLEKNGVTISTAESCTGGMLAELLTRTPGASKVYRGSIVAYNEEIKQEMLGVPSEVLQEHGAVSAETVRIMAQSVRECFKTEIGVAVSGVAGPTVGGDAMPVGTFFVGLSSPRGSTEVRCLYVNEREKVRVYASHVALDLIRRHLRGDAAPGTYPIKSS